The following are encoded in a window of Natranaerovirga pectinivora genomic DNA:
- a CDS encoding asparaginase — protein MKTIALIFTGGTISMKVDENLRSVIPALSDEEIISKISGINKKANIYPYHFSKAPGPHITPDIMLELGNKIEEILLKDDVEGAVVTHGTDTLEETAYFLDLYLKTKKPVIVTGAMKNSSELGYDGPANLAAAICTALDDTSYNKGVLVVMNDHIYSPDEVMKTHTLSLDTFKSLELGPLGIVDQDHVIYYRARRTVTKIESHKIEKKVGLIKCYSGIEDDYIDYCIQQNYKGIVVEAMGRGNVPPKMALAIQKAINHNISVVIVSICPSGRVLDTYGYEGGGSYLRKMGVILGGNLSGQKARLKLMLLLGIENDTERIKDKFEQDLY, from the coding sequence ATGAAGACAATTGCGTTGATTTTTACTGGTGGAACAATCTCCATGAAAGTAGATGAAAACTTAAGATCCGTTATTCCAGCTTTGTCAGATGAAGAAATCATATCCAAAATATCTGGCATTAATAAGAAAGCGAATATATATCCATATCATTTTAGTAAGGCCCCAGGACCTCATATAACCCCTGATATAATGTTAGAGTTAGGGAATAAGATAGAAGAGATACTGCTAAAAGATGATGTAGAAGGTGCCGTTGTAACACATGGGACGGATACTTTAGAAGAAACAGCATACTTTTTAGATTTGTATTTAAAAACTAAAAAACCTGTTATAGTAACAGGTGCAATGAAGAACAGTTCTGAATTAGGATATGATGGTCCTGCTAATTTAGCGGCAGCCATATGTACTGCGTTAGATGATACTTCTTATAATAAAGGGGTTTTGGTGGTAATGAATGATCATATTTACTCCCCAGATGAAGTAATGAAAACCCATACATTAAGCTTAGATACATTTAAAAGTTTAGAACTAGGACCATTAGGAATCGTAGATCAAGATCATGTCATTTATTATAGGGCAAGAAGAACTGTAACAAAAATTGAATCTCACAAAATAGAAAAAAAAGTTGGATTGATAAAATGTTACTCAGGAATAGAAGATGATTATATAGATTATTGTATTCAACAAAACTATAAAGGAATTGTAGTAGAAGCTATGGGAAGAGGTAATGTACCACCTAAGATGGCATTGGCCATTCAAAAAGCCATTAATCATAATATTTCAGTGGTCATTGTTTCAATATGCCCTAGTGGAAGAGTTTTAGATACTTATGGATACGAAGGTGGAGGAAGTTATCTAAGAAAAATGGGAGTAATACTGGGGGGTAACTTATCAGGACAAAAAGCAAGATTAAAGTTAATGTTATTATTGGGGATAGAAAATGACACAGAAAGAATAAAGGATAAATTTGAACAAGATCTATATTAA
- a CDS encoding class II SORL domain-containing protein, with amino-acid sequence MALSNLVQSGDWKGEKHVPVIHVSEKVNSGEEVEIKVSIGDEIKHPNELEHHIVWIKVYFRADDGKFPVELATFNFSAHGEDGLKTEPVGSTKVKLERSGTVFALSYCNIHGLWENSKEVTVE; translated from the coding sequence ATGGCATTAAGTAATTTAGTTCAATCAGGTGACTGGAAAGGTGAAAAACATGTACCAGTAATTCATGTGTCAGAAAAAGTTAACTCTGGAGAAGAAGTAGAAATTAAAGTATCTATAGGTGATGAAATTAAACATCCAAATGAGCTTGAGCATCATATTGTATGGATAAAAGTATATTTTAGAGCTGATGATGGTAAGTTTCCAGTTGAATTAGCTACATTCAACTTTTCAGCACATGGTGAAGATGGTTTAAAAACTGAACCTGTAGGATCTACAAAAGTAAAATTAGAAAGATCAGGTACAGTTTTTGCTCTATCATACTGTAATATCCATGGCCTTTGGGAAAATAGCAAAGAAGTAACAGTAGAATAA